One genomic window of Salvia miltiorrhiza cultivar Shanhuang (shh) chromosome 4, IMPLAD_Smil_shh, whole genome shotgun sequence includes the following:
- the LOC131020134 gene encoding E3 SUMO-protein ligase MMS21-like isoform X1, with translation MAYTSAPRSGVQGRIASAATTLYSDNQSLIAEIRKATIMMKEIGVDFEKDNESDMVKQLEDGVINLVKASDECTHLSSAIQSIGKEYQPAAELTNFSKLFDKKIKRSMADTSSDSQSRLWLRQFREAIWKVHHDGQPMPGEEQDDIVMTSTECNLLNTTCPLTGKPITELAEPVRSMDCKHIYEKNAIMQHLRSKAATNRCPVTGIFWQLFLMKLSCYEIESLCDDLLSACPKILLAGRVVCDPFLVIEIDEMRSLNAQRVRADAIEDFTQLEDH, from the exons ATGGCGTACACCTCCGCTCCGCGCAGCGGCGTACAGGGAAGAATTGCGTCGGCGGCTACAACGCTATACTCTGACAACCAGAGTCTCATTGCT GAGATTAGAAAGGCTACTATTATGATGAAAGAGATTGGAGTCGACTTCGAGAAGGACAACGAATCAGATATG GTGAAGCAGCTTGAAGATGGAGTTATTAACTTAGTGAAAGCTTCCGATGAGTGTACTCATCTTTCCAGTGCTATCCAATCTATAGGAAAAGAATACCAGCCTGCAGCTGAG CTAACCAACTTCAGTAAGCTGTTCGATAAGAAAATCAAAAGATCAATGGCTGATACGTCATCTGACTCACAGAGCCGTTTATGGTTACGGCAGTTCCGTGAAGCTATCTGG AAAGTTCATCACGATGGACAACCTATGCCAGGTGAAGAGCAAGACGACATAGTAATGACCAGCACAGAGTGCAACCTTCTGAATACCACCTGTCCACTGACTGGAAAACCTATCACCGAACTAGCAGAACCTGTTAGAAG CATGGATTGCAAGCATATATATGAGAAGAATGCTATCATGCAACATTTAAGGTCGAAGGCCGCAACGAACCGTTGTCCGGTGACAGGTATATTTTGGCAGCTATTCTTGATGAAATTATCCTGTTATGAGATTGAGAGCTTATGTGACGATCTCCTTTCAGCTTGCCCTAAAATATTGCTAGCAGGGAGAGTGGTGTGCGACCCCTTTTTAGTGATTGAAATTGATGAAATGCGATCACTTAATGCACAGCGTGTCAGAGCTGATGCAATCGAAGATTTCACTCAGCTGGAAGATCACTAG
- the LOC131020137 gene encoding purple acid phosphatase 3-like — MVIFQQHIKMADTYRNSIPLLPLMIFWLCLCLSVSAKLVQIRHRVKDESQVSFLAVGDWGRKGGYNQSAVARSMGVIGDKLGIEFVISTGDNFYSDGLTGTNDSAFAESFTKVYSARSLQKPWYAILGNHDYHGNTEAQLSPLLKKRDSRWNCFRSFTIQAGFLQIFLIDTNPFVDKYFLKTPSNFNWKGVLPRNKYLSNLLQDFKTALRASKATWKIVVGHHPIRSIGERGDTVELLKYILPILQENKVPIYINGHDHCLEHINNIGTPIEFLTSGGGSRAWSNTTHYDRYKNNLKFYYDGQGFVSVQLTRTEANVAFYDASGKTLHSFNLKK; from the exons ATGGTAATATTTCAGCAGCACATAAAAATGGCTGATACATACAGAAATTCGATTCCTCTGCTGCCATTGATGATATTTTGGCTGTGTCTCTGTCTAAGTGTTTCAGCTAAACTTGTGCAGATTCGACACCGTGTCAAAGACGAAAGCCAAGTGAGCTTCTTGGCTGTGGGGGACTGGGGAAGGAAGGGAGGCTACAATCAATCTGCCGTGGCTCGAAGC ATGGGCGTGATCGGGGATAAGCTAGGCATCGAGTTTGTGATCTCGACCGGTGATAACTTCTACAGCGATGGATTGACGGGGACGAACGACTCTGCATTCGCGGAGTCGTTTACCAAAGTATACAGTGCTAGAAGCCTTCAGAAACCCTGGTATGCAA TACTGGGTAACCATGATTATCACGGGAACACCGAGGCGCAGTTGAGTCCGTTACTCAAAAAGCGCGACAGCCGATGGAATTGCTTCAGATCTTTCACTATACAAGCTG GGTTCCTGCAGATTTTCCTCATTGACACGAATCCTTTCGTGGACAAGTATTTTCTTAAGACACCAAGCAACTTTAACTGGAAAGGCGTTCTCCCCAGAAACAAATACCTATCTAACCTTCTACAG GATTTTAAAACAGCCCTGAGGGCGTCCAAAGCTACCTGGAAGATCGTGGTCGGACATCACCCTATACGAAGCATTGGGGAACGAGGCGACACCGTGGAGCTTCTCAAGTACATCCTGCCTATTCTGCAG GAAAACAAGGTTCCCATCTACATAAATGGACATGACCACTGTCTGGAACACATCAACAACATTGGAAC CCCAATCGAATTCCTAACGAGTGGAGGAGGGTCCAGGGCGTGGAGTAACACTACTCATTATGATAGATACAAGAACAACTTGAAATTTTACTATGACGGGCAAGGGTTCGTCTCAGTTCAACTTACAAGAACAGAAGCAAATGTAGCTTTCTATGATGCTTCTGGCAAAACCCTGCATAGTttcaatttgaaaaaataa
- the LOC131020138 gene encoding putative germin-like protein 2-1 yields MKMEFGLCTSFLVLSWALVAYASDPSQLQDFCVAVPDAQSAVFVNGKFCKNPNMVVADDFLFKGLNKAGNTSNAVGSVVTPVNVNQLAGLNTLGVSMARLDFAPYGINPPHTHPRATEAFLLVEGTLYVGFVTSNPADPNQRNKLFTKYLNPGDVFVFPQGLIHFQFNVGKTKAVAFASFGSQNPGTITIANAVFGSDPKINPDVLARAFQVEKNIIDYLQAQFWSNYN; encoded by the exons ATGAAGATGGAGTTTGGTTTGTGCACCAGTTTTCTTGTTTTGTCGTGGGCTTTGGTTGCATATGCATCAGATCCAAGCCAGCTTCAGGATTTCTGTGTTGCTGTTCCTGATGCCCAATCTGCTG TTTTTGTGAACGGGAAGTTCTGCAAGAACCCGAACATGGTAGTTGCGGATGATTTCCTTTTCAAGGGTCTAAACAAGGCTGGAAACACTTCAAACGCGGTTGGATCGGTGGTGACTCCGGTGAACGTTAACCAGCTTGCAGGACTCAACACTCTGGGTGTTTCCATGGCTCGCCTCGACTTCGCCCCTTACGGGATAAACCCACCCCACACCCACCCGCGTGCTACCGAAGCCTTCCTGTTGGTGGAAGGCACTCTCTACGTCGGCTTCGTCACTTCAAACCCCGCCGATCCTAACCAGAGGAACAAGCTCTTCACCAAGTACTTGAACCCTGGAGATGTCTTCGTCTTCCCGCAGGGTCTCATCCACTTCCAGTTCAACGTCGGGAAAACCAAGGCTGTTGCATTTGCTAGCTTTGGAAGCCAGAATCCGGGTACCATAACCATTGCCAACGCGGTGTTTGGTTCTGACCCTAAGATCAACCCTGATGTGTTGGCCAGAGCATTCCAGGTTGAGAAGAACATCATCGATTACCTGCAGGCCCAATTCTGGTCTAACTACAACTAA
- the LOC131020136 gene encoding UV-B-induced protein At3g17800, chloroplastic-like: METVAAFRASICSISPNWASRSGPARPDLRIGSRPVLSNASIQQTPLVSKFKIGNKKASHLSRKRTATRASMQPSDSDSSEAPIAPLQMESPIGQFLSEILASHPHLVPAAVEQQLEQLQTDREAEKEKEEPSASGTDLVLYRRIAEVKANERRKTLEEILYALVVQKFMDASVSLIPTITPSTPDGPARVDVWPSQDDKLERIHSPEAYEMIQNHLSLILGNRLGDSNSVAQISKLRVGQVYAASVMYGYFLKRVDQRFQLEKSMKVLPQGIDNGEEQVTWEDTRPSDDINYKSHRNAQPHPEMSSFSGGAGIGVGVDGLKPSRLRTYVMSFDGESLQRYATIRSKEAISIIEKHTEALFGRPEIAFTPEGTIDPQKDEVIKISFGGLRRLVLEAVTFGSFLWDVESYVDSRYHFVAN; this comes from the exons ATGGAAACAGTAGCTGCTTTTCGGGCTTCTATTTGCAGTATTTCTCCCAATTGGGCATCCCGGTCCGGCCCGGCCAGACCCGATCTCAGGATCGGGTCGAGGCCCGTGCTCTCTAACGCTTCGATTCAG CAAACACCACTGGTTTCTAAATTCAAGATAGGAAACAAAAAGGCGAGCCATTTGAGCAGGAAGCGTACTGCAACCAGAGCTTCTATGCAACCTTCCGACTCTGACAGTTCAGAAGCTCCTATTGCTCCTCTACAGATGGAGTCTCCGATAGGGCAATTTCTCTCTGAGATATTAGCAAGTCACCCACATCTTGTTCCTGCTGCTGTAGAACAGCAACTTGAACAGCTTCAAACTGACCGTGAGGCagagaaagagaaggaagaGCCATCTGCCTCTGGAACTGATCTTGTTTTATACAG GAGAATTGCTGAGGTTAAAGCTAATGAAAGAAGGAAGACCCTGGAAGAGATCTTGTATGCATTAGTGGTACAGAAATTCATGGATGCCAGCGTATCCCTTATTCCTACAATCACTCCATCAACACCTGATGGTCCTGCTCGAGTTGATGTTTGGCCCAGCCAAGATGATAAACTGGAGCGCATCCACTCTCCTGAAGCTTACGAGATGATTCAGAACCACCTGTCCCTCATTCTTGGGAACCGGCTTGGCGACTCTAACTCTGTAGCTCAAATAAGCAAACTAAGGGTTGGGCAGGTTTACGCGGCTTCAGTGATGTATGGATATTTCCTTAAACGTGTAGACCAAAGATTTCAGTTGGAGAAGAGTATGAAAGTCCTTCCCCAGGGTATTGACAATGGAGAGGAACAAGTTACATGGGAGGACACAAGACCAAGTGATGACATCAATTATAAGTCTCACAGGAATGCTCAACCTCACCCAGAAATGTCGTCATTTTCTGGAGGCGCTGGTATTGGTGTTGGTGTTGATGGGTTAAAGCCATCCAGATTGCGAACCTATGTCATGTCATTTGATGGAGAGTCACTTCAAAGATATGCGACCATCAGATCTAAAGAGGCTATTAGCATCATTGAGAAACATACAGAAGCATTATTTGGTAGGCCTGAGATCGCATTCACACCTGAAGGAACCATTGATCCTCAAAAGGATGAAGTCATCAAAATCAGCTTCGGCGGCCTGAGGAGACTTGTTTTAGAAGCAGTGACCTTTGGCTCTTTTCTTTGGGATGTTGAGAGTTATGTGGATTCAAGGTACCATTTTGTTGCAAACTAA
- the LOC131020134 gene encoding E3 SUMO-protein ligase MMS21-like isoform X2, with the protein MAYTSAPRSGVQGRIASAATTLYSDNQSLIAEIRKATIMMKEIGVDFEKDNESDMVKQLEDGVINLVKASDECTHLSSAIQSIGKEYQPAAELTNFSKLFDKKIKRSMADTSSDSQSRLWLRQFREAIWKVHHDGQPMPGEEQDDIVMTSTECNLLNTTCPLTGKPITELAEPVRSMDCKHIYEKNAIMQHLRSKAATNRCPVTACPKILLAGRVVCDPFLVIEIDEMRSLNAQRVRADAIEDFTQLEDH; encoded by the exons ATGGCGTACACCTCCGCTCCGCGCAGCGGCGTACAGGGAAGAATTGCGTCGGCGGCTACAACGCTATACTCTGACAACCAGAGTCTCATTGCT GAGATTAGAAAGGCTACTATTATGATGAAAGAGATTGGAGTCGACTTCGAGAAGGACAACGAATCAGATATG GTGAAGCAGCTTGAAGATGGAGTTATTAACTTAGTGAAAGCTTCCGATGAGTGTACTCATCTTTCCAGTGCTATCCAATCTATAGGAAAAGAATACCAGCCTGCAGCTGAG CTAACCAACTTCAGTAAGCTGTTCGATAAGAAAATCAAAAGATCAATGGCTGATACGTCATCTGACTCACAGAGCCGTTTATGGTTACGGCAGTTCCGTGAAGCTATCTGG AAAGTTCATCACGATGGACAACCTATGCCAGGTGAAGAGCAAGACGACATAGTAATGACCAGCACAGAGTGCAACCTTCTGAATACCACCTGTCCACTGACTGGAAAACCTATCACCGAACTAGCAGAACCTGTTAGAAG CATGGATTGCAAGCATATATATGAGAAGAATGCTATCATGCAACATTTAAGGTCGAAGGCCGCAACGAACCGTTGTCCGGTGACAG CTTGCCCTAAAATATTGCTAGCAGGGAGAGTGGTGTGCGACCCCTTTTTAGTGATTGAAATTGATGAAATGCGATCACTTAATGCACAGCGTGTCAGAGCTGATGCAATCGAAGATTTCACTCAGCTGGAAGATCACTAG